In Cedecea neteri, a single genomic region encodes these proteins:
- the birA gene encoding bifunctional biotin--[acetyl-CoA-carboxylase] ligase/biotin operon repressor BirA, producing MKDNRVPLTLIGILADGEFHSGEQLGEQLGMSRAAINKHVQTLRDWGIDVFTVPGKGYSLPEPIQLLDEGFIKSQIANGSVAVLPVIDSTNQYLLDRLNSLQSGDACIAEYQQAGRGRRGRQWFSPFGANLYLSMYWRLEQGPAAAIGLSLVIGIVMAEVLQRLGAEDVRVKWPNDLYLNDRKLAGILVELTGKTGDAAQIVIGAGINLAMRNVATDVINQGWINLQEAGIRIDRNTLAVTLIQELRTALQLFEQESLLPFLPRWEKLDNFINRPVKLIIGEREVHGISRGINEQGGLLLEQDGVIKAWVGGEISLRGVN from the coding sequence GTGAAAGACAATCGAGTTCCGTTAACGTTAATTGGTATTCTGGCAGACGGTGAGTTTCATTCAGGTGAGCAGCTGGGTGAGCAGTTAGGGATGAGTCGTGCGGCCATTAATAAGCACGTACAGACTCTGCGAGACTGGGGTATTGACGTATTTACCGTGCCGGGGAAAGGATATAGTTTGCCGGAGCCTATCCAATTACTGGATGAAGGCTTTATTAAGTCACAAATAGCTAACGGGAGCGTGGCTGTCCTCCCGGTGATTGATTCTACCAACCAGTATCTGCTCGATCGCCTTAATTCCCTTCAATCTGGTGATGCCTGCATAGCTGAATATCAGCAGGCCGGGCGTGGAAGACGAGGCCGTCAGTGGTTCTCGCCCTTTGGAGCAAATCTCTATTTGTCCATGTACTGGCGTCTGGAACAGGGGCCAGCTGCGGCAATTGGGCTCAGTCTGGTTATTGGTATTGTGATGGCGGAAGTATTACAACGCCTTGGCGCTGAAGACGTCAGGGTAAAATGGCCAAATGACCTCTATCTCAATGACCGTAAGCTTGCTGGTATTCTGGTTGAACTCACCGGTAAAACAGGGGATGCAGCGCAAATCGTTATCGGCGCTGGGATCAATCTTGCAATGCGTAATGTTGCTACAGATGTGATTAATCAGGGATGGATCAACCTTCAGGAAGCTGGTATCCGCATTGACAGGAATACGTTGGCTGTCACTCTAATCCAGGAATTACGTACGGCATTACAACTCTTTGAGCAAGAAAGTTTATTACCGTTCCTGCCTCGTTGGGAAAAACTGGATAACTTTATTAATCGGCCGGTAAAACTCATTATTGGAGAACGAGAGGTTCATGGAATATCTCGCGGCATTAATGAGCAGGGTGGATTATTGTTGGAGCAGGACGGAGTAATAAAGGCCTGGGTTGGCGGTGAGATTTCTCTGCGCGGCGTAAATTAA